A stretch of DNA from Vidua chalybeata isolate OUT-0048 chromosome 3, bVidCha1 merged haplotype, whole genome shotgun sequence:
TTTCCACAGCTACTACTTTCAACCTGCTAAAAATAAAGTTCAGATTGCAACATGAAGCTTCCTGAAATGCTGTTACCAACCACGGGTGTAATCATTGGATGTAATCATCTTGCTTCACTTCCCAAACTGCCTTTGTAGATATCAGGCGGTCAGAAGAACTCTCTTTGTTGAAGCAATCAGAAGGCacactcaaaaagaaaaagaaaaaagataagaaCAGCAAAGAACCAGCTACAGAAGATATCTTAAACCTGTGCAACTCTCCAGTGAGTTCTGGATTACCAGGTAATGAAAAAACAACatgattttattgttttgaCTGGAAGtcaaaaggaggaagaaattctttgttaCGCAAAGGAGGCCAGTTTCATGTAGGATGGTCTTGGAGACACAGTGGGCCTGAAATCAGTAGCTTCAGGAAATCTTCAATATGTCAGTATTTCCCTGTTGTCTCTAGAAATGTTTCCCTTTCCACTGATATGAGAAAAGCCACTCTAGAAAACAGGTTGTGGCCCTGCACACAGGATATGCAGCTGCCCTTTGAAAAAGGGGGGCAACGCTTAAAATGTTCGTGAAATTTGGCAACCTGcaagaaaaatgaggaataaaGGCTTGAAAGCATGCATTTCCTGTGTCCAACACAACTGAGATCTCACAGAGCAACAAAGAGCATTTCTGTCCCTGAGGTCACCTCACCTGTGAAAGGACAAGGCCAGCTGGAAACAGCAGAGATAGGAGACTGTCTtgaaagaaaagggtttttatGATGGAAAGTAGTGGACAGGACCATTTTTCATGGGAATAACATTATGCTCTTAACTTGCAGTCAATCCAGGTTTATACAGTAAGACCATGACACCTGTTTATGATCCTGTCAGTGGGTCACCAGCTTCTTCCACAATTACTTGGTTCAGCGATGGTTCCTCGGCTGAACAGAACTGCAACATCCTGGCCCTCAGTCATCCCACCTGTTCCCCAGAGATGCTGGCAGAGATGTACCAGCCACGGACTTTGGCTGACAAAGCCAAGCTCAATGCAGGGTAAGGTGCCTCTCCTGAGATCCTTTGGGTTTAAAATGAGGAACGATGTCATTGTGCAAGCTCTGGGCTAAAGTCTGTTGTTAGATGAAGGCAAATTCAGCTGAGCACAGTGGGCACAGCTAAAGGACAGTTTGGATGGCAAATTCCAAAGGCTTTAAGTAGACAGTGGAAAGAGATGTGGATAAGTTcaataattttgcattaaaaataggTGACTGAGTTCTGCACAAGTAAACATTGCTTATTGTATATCCACAGAAAATGGAAGTTGGAAGTCTATATGAATGCTCCACCTTCTTGAGTTACATGAATTTCACCTAGATTTAGAGGAATTAGAGCTGTTTATTCCCACCTTTGTTTCACAATTGCACTGGAGCTCTGAAGGTGTGATAGTTTTTCCTGTACAGATGGATCTGTGGGTTGTTTTCTTCCACAGCTGGCTGGATTCATCTCGATCACTTATGGAACAAGGTGTTCTGGAGGAAGATCAACTTCTTCTACGCTTTAAATATTACACTTTCTTTGATTTGAATCCAAAAGTAAGAACCttgtttttattgctatttGCTATTTGCCTGCTTTCATGTCAAGGAGCTATACAGcaatatagaatatatatagcTCTATGTAGAATTTTACCTAGGATTTGTAACAAGCCCTTCAGAGAGATCAAATTCAGCTTCTTCCCCTCAGCTATGGCTGCACTTTTACCCTCTGGACACTGAATCACTGTTCCTCACATGAAATGAGATCTTAAATTTAAAGATGGTATCTGAAGAGCACCAGAAACAGTATCCTTATTTCCAGAGGGGCTGCTTTACAACAGGAAAAGTTAAGGGGAAGACTAGACTAGCAGTATCCTAAATGATGTAAGGAGTCCAGTTTTTGAAATTTGGCTTAAAAATGACATTAATATTGCACTGTCCTCATTGaatttcacagcttttctggtCTGAAGCCCTCAGAAGAAATCAGGGCACTTTCCAGTTTATCTGCCATGTTTTTGGGTGAAATGGAACCCCACTGAAATCCAAGTACACGTCTCAACTTCAGCAGCCCaaacatttcccttctctgccccagccagccctgAAGCCATAGGATGAAACAACCCAAAAGAGCTTCAGGCAACCTAATATCTCACCTCTGCTGGGAGAGGTCACACTCCAAGGTTTACCCTCCCATCACCTACAATTCAGCAGCTCCGGGGCTTGAACATTTCTATGAGTCACTTCAGCTTATTAACCAAGTAGATAATAAGGAATAATCACTATCCAAAAACCAGATAGTGAATTAAAGCAGATCTGCCAAATCTCAAGCCAGTGCAAAGGCAGACTGAACCAGAAGTGAAAAAGCCAAGAGCGGAAGAAAGGAAGTGAGGAACAAGAGAGTTCTGCAGGTTACATTCGAGTCAGCTGTGTCACATGATTTTCTCCCAGTGTGGTTTCACATCTTGGTTGCACCAGTCCAAGGCTTCCTGCCTCAAAAGGGGATGTTGAGCCTCACCTTCTGCCTCAGCCAGGGGCTTCCTGGTTGGTTTTGTGTTGGCACAGCAAGCGCTGGGACCATGCATACAATCACATGAGCTGGTACAAGGCAAGGAGGGAACAgaggtgggaggaggaaggaaacaaacactgcagctcagcccagcattGGATCAGTTGCAGCTGGCTGTGAGGCTGTGCCTGAGGTCACTGATGGGCGCTGTTTGCTCTTCCCTGCAGTACGATGCGGTGCGCATCAACCAAATATACGAGCAGGCCCGCTGGGCCATCCTGCTGGAGGAAATTGATTGCACCGAGGAGGAAATGCTCATCTTCGCCGCACTGCAGGCACGTACTTGAGCCCAGTTGCAAAACCTCTTCCCTCAAGAGGCAGGCACAGGTTAGGACAAGACTAGGGCAGAGCCCAGGCCAGGAGCTCTGCTTGGACTGGGGGTCTGCTCTTGGGGTGAGAAACAATCAGCAGCATCCATCAGCTAAAGTAACTAAACTCAGTAGCAGCAGTAACACCATTATTCACACAATTATGGAAACATTCACTAATATTATCTGCACCCAGAATGTAATTTTGATATCAGTATTAGAATGAAGTGTGGCTTCCCATACCACCTGCCATCACTTCACctcttctttctgaaaattcCTGTAATACACCATGTGTACACCATGTGTACACCATTTCCcagcagacaggaaaaaagcCACAGCACAATGTGAAGATAGGGACACTATGGAGTACTTGGAAATTTAACATAACTGAGCATGGCTTAGTCTCTGACCACAGATAATAAAGCACAAACCTTCATTAATAATGCAttccttccttttaaatgtAAACAGAGCTGCCAAGAATCCACAGCTCGTCACTGCAGAACACCAGAGCACCTTGCTTCCAAGTTTCCGCCTTGTATGGATGGCAGGACTAGGGATCCAAATGTAGCAGCCTCCCAGAACAGGGACAATTATTCAGCAAAGAAATACAAACACTGATAATTAAAATAGGAAACCATTATCAGCCATTGCACAGGAGTCACAGTGGACATGGCTCTTTCCTTGGGAAAGCCCCCTGATTCCTGCAGAGTTGTCCAAGACCCAGGAGACCAAATGATCTGTTTTCAAACACTTTGATTGTGTGTTGATAATTGGTGCATTGACTATTGGATgctgatgttttattttagtaCCATGTAAGCAAGTTATCATTATCATCAGAGACACAAGATTCCACCTGTGAATCAGAAGTGGATGAAGTAGAAGCCGCCCTTTCCAATCTGGAAGTGACACTGGAAGgtggaaataaaagcaacattttgGTACGTCCTTTGGGATCCCAGAATTCCTGTTGCTGTGCCAGATCTGTTGACTCTCATGAGCCTTCCTggttcttgatttttttaacagttgATTACATACTGCATTGTACTAAAATTATTCCTAATTATTCCTGATTAGGAGGACATCACAGACATTCCAAAACTTGCTGATTATCTCAAGCTAGTTAGGTGAGttgttaaaattaataataaaacatacaaaaccaaaagcttAACCTTACGAGAGGTCTCCTGAGTTTTTCATTCTAATCTAACAGTACATCTGACAGTTATGAATTGACAAATACCCTAGATAGGTCTAACCAGCCTAATATTCTCTTCCAatctttctcttcctgcttcTGACAAAGCTTCTGTTCCTTGGCAAATCTTTCCCACTCCTGGGATGCTGGGTAGCTGTATTTGTACTTATTAAAAGACCCTGCTGTCTGTATTTTCTAGTGCTCATCAGTCATCATCTCTAAACAAAAGAGacttaagttttattttcaatcatatttactattttttttgccagtaaaaatccagaagaaacttgcagctctCCCTGAGAAGAATTTCTGAAAGTAACCCCAGGGAATGTAGTTTTTAAACCAAAGAAGCATCCAAATTACCCCTTTCTTACCAAACATGGAGTCTGttttttctaatataaaaaTGAGTTTCTGTGATCCCATTGTAGTATCTTGTTTTATGGGTGATTTAAATGACAGTAGAGACTGTAGAGACCTCAAGATGCCTTTTATCACAAAACAGTCTTTGTGTTTTAGAAAGATAAAGTGTTCTGTTGTACAAGTATTTATCAGATTCATCTGTTAACAGATGGTATTTTTAATCTGGGAACTGAAAACTGCACCTGAAAAATTTTAACTGTTCTTAACAGCTAACAATTGTTAATTATTAATTTCCAATTTGGAATTTTATTTGACATTCTTATAATGAAGGTGGCTTAAGATGAAAGGGAATTAAGACTTTTAACAATAGGttatttgtttttccccagcagTAGAACAGTTTGCTATTATAAGCATTCAGCAGTTATTTATCATAATGAAAAAGTTCCTGTATAAATGCTAAATCACTTACCAAATCTAAGGCATTGTAGAATCCAGGTAGGGTGTAAAACTTTCCTTCAAACAACAACACTTTGTGGCTATAATTATTTGATTAATTGTAAACCTGAATGCAAAGCTGTGCATGTCCCACTGCTTACTGTTCCTATgaagtttttttcctattcattCACAGTATGCACCACAGTAAATGCTACTTTCACGTGGGGACAGTATTGTGGAGAATTgcaacatttatttcaaaaacaataagaaaaagCTTTCTAAAAAGTTTTCAGCAACTTTTTCAAGgatataaaaatagttttatttgtcaaaaaaaattatagtcCCTTATTTTTGAAGAATGTTGCTGTATTGGAAAActaaaaaccaaattatttgGTAGTTTTGAAAATCcaagtttttttaatttaaacataaaaatttccattttctagaAAGGATTCTAAACTAGGATTTTTAGAGAGGGTCTGGAGGTATACATAATAAGAGTGTATATATAGTACATCACTGTTTTCCAGCTGGTTGTATACTCTTTGTACCATCCTCTTAGATTTAAAGGgaaatactggattttttttttcttttttcttctttttcacttcATTGATGACCTTTGTCACTAGCTGTGAAGTATTTCTCCACTCACATTTTCTCTACTCAAATGCTAATATCTCTGGTTTTCTCTCCTGAAGAGCTACAAAGCTTCTGTAAACTTAGTGAAGAAATAGAATTTTGTTGTGTTAGATATGATTCAGATTAAGCCAAAAAAACTGATCTCTGCTTCCTTACAATGAATGTGAGTTGGTTTTATGGGTGCAGATATTCAAGATAAGGTGCTGATGCAAATTCATGTTAATAAATCAGGGGTTACTTTTGTGTTACTGAGTTCATGGGAAAAATTAGTCTGTTAGAAGGGATTGGCTTTGATTAgtaatggaagaaataaatgagaaaaaaacatagaTGGGATTCAGTAAAATCTGGAGTAAAAACCACATCCATACCTGGGATAACCTGGATTGGATCCAGGTGTTTCCCACCCCCTCATTGACACAGAGGTGTCATACCCAACCAAAGCCATGGGTATGGCCTTGAATTTCAGAGGCTCTGCAATATTTGTGAGGGACTTAGCAATTTCTATGTGTTGATATAAACaaatgggatttctttttttctggtagGCCCAAAAAGCTGGCACTCAAAGCTATCAAGACATATTGGTTTGTCTTCAGAGACACTTCAATATCTTATTTTAAGAACAAGGAATCTGCACAGGGAGAACCTATTGAAAAACTAAACCTAAAAGGTAGGAATTCTCCTTTCATTGTTTTTTCTGTTACATCTGTGAACTGAATAAATAAGAAATCCCTGCTAGATTCAGGAAGGCAAGCACAGCAGCATTTAGTCTGAGAGCTTTTTCAATTCCTGAGACTCCTAAGCAGGTAGATTGCACCTGCAGAAGAAGCTTAAACAGAAAGGATTCAATAATTTAACCCGAGCTGGGATTATCAGAGCCTGATTTGTAAAATCCGCTGTACTGCTGAATTCTTCAAGACGAGTCAGGTAGGGAATGTGACTTGTGGGATGCTTTATCTTCAAATACTTTCACTTGACATTAAAGGGCGTGTTCCCCCGTGTCCTTGGCAAACACACTGTGGCAGCAGAGGATTAGGGAtgatgccatgggcaggaatgCCAGAGGCTGTCCCTGCAttctgctgtgcagggacagctccagggcCTTCTCTGGGCCTCATTTGTGTCCTGCATGGGTATTCCAATGTCTACagccagctgctggaggaggagccctggctgggcacacAGACACCATCACCCTGTGTAGCCTCCATCTacatctgctcctgcagggacatcCTTTGTTCAGCATCAGGGAACCAGTGATGCCCAGGACTCATCCTAGAAGAAACCTCTGAAATAGAAGATTGACCTGTGAACAAATGGCTCTGCATCCCAATCTGCATATCCTCAGTAGGTCAGAGAATGCCTGGAAAAACAGCCAGGGTGGCTGGAACCTCACCAAGTAGCCTCTCCCACCAGTTCCTCTCCATTTCGAGTGCTGAGCGTTTCCTAAGATCAGGCTGAGGTTTTGGGAGCACTCCCAGCCTTTCACTTCCATGTTGACTCACGTGCTCCCTGAGCTCAGAGCATTCATCACCCTGGCAAGCCAGACCAGGCAGTGAACTAGAACAAAACCCTTTCATTAGGGCCTAAGCTTCAAAGTCCTGGCCCTTAGtctcaaagaaaaacaaccatgAAGTACTGTTCCTTAGTGTTAAAGCAATAATTAAAGTTACTGATAtagtaatgaaataaattaatttccttctgatTCCCTGTGATCTAGGATGTGAAGTTGTACCAGATGTAAATGTTGCAGCGAAGAAGTTTGGAATCAAATTACTAATTCCTGTTGCAGATGGCATGAATGAAGTATATTTAAGATGTGATAATGTGAGTAATAAGAGAAAATCTGGATTCAAGATTTATGGCAGATTGTCCTGTTCTAGCATTTGTATAGAAAAATTAAGATGTTGCAGAGAGCTTATTTTCTAAATCTTGGGAAAATTTAAGAATGATGTGGTGGCCTGACAAATACATAATTGTCCTGGGGACATAGGGACAGTAAGTCATCTTGTGCTTACCATCATTTGCCAAGTAAAGCTGGTAAGAAAAAAGCCAGAACAaactatcaaaaaaaaaaaaaaaaaaaaaaaagtagttacaGTATTTTATTCCAATGTTGTCAGAGAATTGAGGtttggaatttgttttcttttttcttaattagaaCTCTCCCCATTCAGATGAGGAGAACATGATAAGGATCTTACATTAGTTTTCAGTTTATTGAAATGTATCAGATCAAATTGTGTAAAAAGTGTTCAACAGGTGAAAACCAGTCATGCAATAAAATTTCCAAGAGAATCTATTTCAAGGTACTGGATTTCttagaaaatttaaaacctAGGTGTAGTTGGAACTAGTCCAGTCAGGAAGGAAGAACAGTAACAAACAATTGTCTTTGTTTCAGGAGGATCAGTACGCTCGGTGGATGGCTGCTTGTGTTTTAGCCTCCAAGGGCAGAACGATGGCCGACAGCTCCTACCAGCC
This window harbors:
- the FERMT1 gene encoding fermitin family homolog 1 — protein: MVSSTEYGSHTWDLLLTVDHQHEGVEKEIPLQVTGDLHVGGLMLKLVEKIKIAQDWSDYAFWWEQKKCWLLKTHWTLDKCGVQADAKLIFTTQHKMLRLRLPNMKTVRLKVSFSSMVFKAVSDICKMLNIRRSEELSLLKQSEGTLKKKKKKDKNSKEPATEDILNLCNSPVSSGLPVNPGLYSKTMTPVYDPVSGSPASSTITWFSDGSSAEQNCNILALSHPTCSPEMLAEMYQPRTLADKAKLNAGWLDSSRSLMEQGVLEEDQLLLRFKYYTFFDLNPKYDAVRINQIYEQARWAILLEEIDCTEEEMLIFAALQYHVSKLSLSSETQDSTCESEVDEVEAALSNLEVTLEGGNKSNILEDITDIPKLADYLKLVRPKKLALKAIKTYWFVFRDTSISYFKNKESAQGEPIEKLNLKGCEVVPDVNVAAKKFGIKLLIPVADGMNEVYLRCDNEDQYARWMAACVLASKGRTMADSSYQPEVQKILSFLQMKNWTMCSQAASEPENVDMKPECFVSPRYTKKFKSKQLTARILEAHQNVSQMSLVEAKLRFIQAWQSLPEFGLSYYIVRFKGSKKDDVLGVSYNRLIRIDMATGDPITTWRFSNMKQWNVNWEIRQVAIEFDQNVSIAFTCLSADCKIIHEYIGGYIFLSTRSKDHNETLDEELFHKLTGGQE